A genomic region of Pararge aegeria chromosome 11, ilParAegt1.1, whole genome shotgun sequence contains the following coding sequences:
- the LOC120627632 gene encoding RNA-binding protein 42, whose amino-acid sequence MFKILRSIMDDSSKFQQMQDEMSRFEAEISGTEMVSLRPVIGAATFGAVQQQLERSLPPHPPPNSLLQPFDVMGTRLMYPTVPPPPPPPSMNPIMVPASVQRHRPSGIQEGFPSNLYLRPGVPGPQLAPLSPPRPQPIVLSAAPQLYKQPKEDESKKDKSESKKRKRERAPSPPKIEPEVVELTLPTPLPPPPTPVAETTVPKAKKEKKHRKVVRTAGGQVWEDVTLLDWPDDDFRMFCGDLGNDVTDELLTRTFGKYTSFQRAKVIRDKRTNKSKGFGFVSFKDPGDFIKAMKEMDGRYVGSRPIKLRKSSWKNRSLDIVRKKEKEKAALLSLLMAGNMN is encoded by the exons ATGT TTAAAATCCTGCGCAGCATCATGGACGACTCCAGCAAATTCCAACAAATGCAAGATGAAATGTCGAG ATTCGAGGCTGAGATATCTGGCACTGAGATGGTGTCTTTACGTCCCGTGATCGGTGCAGCAACTTTCGGCGCTGTGCAGCAACAGTTAGAGCGTTCGCTACCACCGCACCCCCCACCAAACTCACTCTTACAACCATTTGACGTCATGGGAACAAGATTGATGTACCCTACTGTACCACCACCACCCCCACCACCATCGATGAACCCCATCATGGTGCCTGCCTCA GTGCAACGTCATCGTCCATCAGGAATACAAGAAGGGTTTCCAAGCAACTTATACCTCAGACCAGGCGTGCCAGGCCCGCAGCTCGCACCACTTTCACCGCCCCGGCCGCAACCCATAGTTCTGTCGGCAGCCCCTCAACTATACAAGCAACCCAAAGAGGATGAATCCAAGAAAGATAAAAGTGAAAGCAAGAAAAGG AAACGCGAACGGGCTCCCTCCCCTCCGAAAATAGAACCGGAAGTGGTGGAGCTGACTCTGCCCACGCCGTTGCCGCCCCCGCCCACCCCCGTCGCTGAGACCACTGTGCCCAAGGCTAAGAAGGAGAAGAAGCATAGAAAG GTGGTACGGACGGCAGGTGGTCAGGTTTGGGAAGACGTCACACTGCTTGACTGGCCCGACGATGACTTCAGAATGTTTTGCGGGGACCTGGGCAATGACGTCACTGATGAACTACTT ACGCGAACCTTCGGCAAGTACACATCGTTTCAAAGGGCCAAAGTGATCagggacaaacgaacaaacaaaagcAAGGGCTTCGGTTTCGTGAGCTTCAAAGATCCCGGGGATTTCATCAAGGCCATGAAAGAAATGGATG GTCGCTACGTCGGCAGTCGACCAATCAAGTTACGCAAAAGCTCGTGGAAGAATCGTTCCTTGGACATCGTGCGGAAGAAAGAGAAGGAGAAAGCCGCACTGCTCTCTCTTCTAATGGCGGGCAATATGAACTGA
- the LOC120627613 gene encoding RNA-binding protein 7 gives MIEEDSKTLWCGNLAEQVTEELLYELFLQAGPLEKVRIPRDRDGRQKNFAFITFCHEVSVPYAINLLRGTSLFHRALTLDTRCKVAKLPPVRYGDAPPDFNSQPSIAKQFSDMTKRLWEENPKPSHMPMQRPDRNDKLVMASLQGNWSHRHHPYKPKDSKAHSQHDYRHKDDSYKRGNKNKHPSWRDKRAYGNRRRD, from the exons ATGATTGAAGAAGACAGCAAAACACTCTGGTGTGGCAATTTAGCAGAACAGGTTACTGAAGAACTGTTGTACGAACTCTTCTTGCAG GCTGGTCCACTGGAAAAAGTTAGAATCCCAAGAGATCGAGATGGGCGACAAAAAAACTTTGCATTCATAACATTTTGTCATGAGGTATCAGTACCATACGCTATTAACCTTCTTCGCGGTACTTCTTTATTCCACAGAGCATTAACTCTGGATACAAGATGTAAAGTTGCAAAGCTCCCTCCCGTAAGATATGGTGATGCACCTCCTGACTTCAATAGCCAACCAAGCATTGCTAAACAGTTTTCCGATATGACTAAAAGACTATGGGAAGAAAATCCCAAACCTAGCCACATGCCAATGCAGAGGCCTGACAGAAATGATAAGCTTGTAATGGCCAGTTTACAAGGCAACTGGTCTCACAGACATCACCCATACAAACCTAAAGATAGCAAGGCACACAGTCAGCATGATTATAGACATAAAGATGACAGTTATAAAAGAGGGAATAAGAACAAACATCCCTCATGGAGAGATAAGAGGGCTTATGGCAATCGTAGGAGAGACTGA
- the LOC120627612 gene encoding TLC domain-containing protein 5-like isoform X1: MASHELSTASLLKLCSFAFWGWSYIWVTNAAPKKSPEWHSRMVTLLHGSIATLVGVHQCGITSVDQCRLTMKISYGEYALMLWSWGYFAFDLLWCLVYMSNSLVILAHHLTALIAVNIYLSKAYAGCTFACTLALMEITNPFLQTRWLLRYEGYGQTLIFYLVEIIYFVMFLTIRAFFCTYLVFEMLNSDFLDMDEKIISVSLYIVSLILVYEILSYVTYKYKNKIEEFKGFANEVRVNVAINEIVP, translated from the exons ATGGCGTCTCATGAACTATCAACGGCATCTTTGCTGAAATTGTGCTCATTTGCCTTCTGGGGATGGTCCTACATTTGGGTTACTAATGCGGCACCAAAAAAAAGCCCAGAGTGGCATTCGAGGATGGTAACATTACTGCATGGGTCTATTGCTACCTTAGTAGGGGTGCATCAATGTGGCATTACCTCCGTCGACCAATGCAGACTCACTA TGAAAATATCTTACGGCGAGTACGCACTAATGCTGTGGTCGTGGGGATACTTCGCCTTTGACCTGCTGTGGTGCCTCGTCTACATGAGCAACAGCCTCGTCATCCTGGCACACCACCTGACCGCACTGATCGCTGTCAATATCTACTTGAGTAAAGCCTATGCCGGGTGCACTTTTGCTTGCACGCTTGCGCTCATGGAAATAACAAATCCGTTTCTGCAAACCCGGTg GTTGCTGCGTTACGAAGGATATGGTCAAACTTTAATTTTCTACctggtggaaataatatacttcGTCATGTTCCTGACTATACGCGCATTTTTCTGCACTTACCTGGTCTTCGAAATGCTCAATTCTGACTTTCTCGACATGGACGAAAAGATAATTTCCGTGTCCTTATACATAGTGTCCTTAATCCTCGTGTATGAGATACTTAGTTACGTTACGtacaagtataaaaataaaatt GAGGAATTTAAAGGGTTTGCCAATGAAGTCAGGGTAAATGTAGCGATAAATGAAATAGTGCCTTGA
- the LOC120627612 gene encoding TLC domain-containing protein 5-like isoform X2, with amino-acid sequence MASHELSTASLLKLCSFAFWGWSYIWVTNAAPKKSPEWHSRMVTLLHGSIATLVGVHQCGITSVDQCRLTMKISYGEYALMLWSWGYFAFDLLWCLVYMSNSLVILAHHLTALIAVNIYLSKAYAGCTFACTLALMEITNPFLQTRWLLRYEGYGQTLIFYLVEIIYFVMFLTIRAFFCTYLVFEMLNSDFLDMDEKIISVSLYIVSLILVYEILSYVTYKYKNKIVRGI; translated from the exons ATGGCGTCTCATGAACTATCAACGGCATCTTTGCTGAAATTGTGCTCATTTGCCTTCTGGGGATGGTCCTACATTTGGGTTACTAATGCGGCACCAAAAAAAAGCCCAGAGTGGCATTCGAGGATGGTAACATTACTGCATGGGTCTATTGCTACCTTAGTAGGGGTGCATCAATGTGGCATTACCTCCGTCGACCAATGCAGACTCACTA TGAAAATATCTTACGGCGAGTACGCACTAATGCTGTGGTCGTGGGGATACTTCGCCTTTGACCTGCTGTGGTGCCTCGTCTACATGAGCAACAGCCTCGTCATCCTGGCACACCACCTGACCGCACTGATCGCTGTCAATATCTACTTGAGTAAAGCCTATGCCGGGTGCACTTTTGCTTGCACGCTTGCGCTCATGGAAATAACAAATCCGTTTCTGCAAACCCGGTg GTTGCTGCGTTACGAAGGATATGGTCAAACTTTAATTTTCTACctggtggaaataatatacttcGTCATGTTCCTGACTATACGCGCATTTTTCTGCACTTACCTGGTCTTCGAAATGCTCAATTCTGACTTTCTCGACATGGACGAAAAGATAATTTCCGTGTCCTTATACATAGTGTCCTTAATCCTCGTGTATGAGATACTTAGTTACGTTACGtacaagtataaaaataaaattgtaa GAGGAATTTAA